The following are encoded together in the Streptomyces rapamycinicus NRRL 5491 genome:
- a CDS encoding GTP-binding protein, translating to MDSALVSDQAAYLPATVRVAAKILVVGHFAVGKTTYVSSLSEIRPLRTEETMTEAGALTDDLRGTEDKTTTTVAMDFGRLTLSESLVLYLFGTPGQQRFTRLWRDMTLGALGALVLADTRRLEQSFPVMAVLEEHGLPYAVAVNHFEGAPRFAEPEVREALDLLPETPLVTCDARDRVSSTHALIALVQYLQARQTRSSQEIV from the coding sequence ATGGACTCCGCGCTCGTCTCTGACCAGGCGGCCTATCTCCCGGCCACGGTGCGGGTGGCGGCGAAGATCCTGGTCGTCGGGCACTTCGCCGTCGGCAAGACGACGTATGTGAGCTCGCTGTCGGAGATCCGGCCGCTGCGCACCGAGGAGACGATGACCGAGGCCGGTGCGCTCACCGACGATCTGCGGGGCACCGAGGACAAGACGACCACCACGGTCGCCATGGACTTCGGCCGGCTCACCCTCAGCGAGTCCCTGGTGCTCTATCTGTTCGGCACGCCGGGGCAGCAGCGCTTCACCCGGCTGTGGCGGGACATGACGCTCGGGGCGCTGGGCGCGCTGGTGCTGGCCGACACCCGGCGGCTGGAGCAGTCCTTCCCGGTGATGGCCGTTCTGGAGGAGCACGGACTGCCGTACGCCGTCGCCGTCAACCACTTCGAGGGCGCTCCCCGCTTCGCCGAGCCGGAGGTGCGGGAGGCCCTCGATCTGCTTCCGGAGACGCCCCTGGTGACCTGCGACGCCCGGGACCGGGTCTCCTCCACCCACGCGCTGATCGCCCTCGTCCAGTACCTACAGGCCCGCCAGACCCGTAGTTCTCAGGAGATCGTGTGA
- a CDS encoding DUF742 domain-containing protein produces MSPGRRERGLVRPYVVTDGRAYPTRNTFDLVTLVMAHPDRPLTGLSPEKRRVMELCLGGALSVAEVAGYLELPVSVTKVLLGDLVDSGHISARAPIPPAELPEVQLLQEVLDGLRARL; encoded by the coding sequence ATGAGCCCAGGGAGGCGCGAACGAGGATTGGTACGGCCGTATGTCGTGACCGACGGCCGTGCCTACCCGACTCGTAACACCTTCGACCTGGTGACCCTGGTCATGGCCCACCCCGACCGGCCGCTCACCGGGCTCAGCCCGGAGAAGCGGCGGGTCATGGAGCTGTGTCTGGGCGGGGCGCTCTCGGTGGCCGAGGTCGCCGGGTATCTGGAGCTGCCCGTCAGCGTCACCAAGGTCCTGCTCGGCGACCTCGTGGACAGCGGCCACATCAGTGCGCGGGCCCCCATCCCGCCCGCCGAACTCCCCGAGGTCCAGCTGCTCCAGGAGGTGCTCGATGGACTCCGCGCTCGTCTCTGA
- a CDS encoding roadblock/LC7 domain-containing protein — MNDHLNNELGWMLDEVVKMPEARHAILLSADGMLRAHSQGIARDEAERQAAALSGLQSISRSTSEFCDPHETPWQQTLVEFVGGYVFLIAAGPGAYLAVSATESVDMEAVSYRMQKLVDRLGKELTSPPRQGLPRQGIGSHT; from the coding sequence ATGAACGACCATCTCAACAACGAGCTCGGCTGGATGCTCGACGAGGTCGTCAAGATGCCGGAGGCGCGGCACGCGATCCTGCTCTCCGCGGACGGGATGCTCCGGGCTCACTCCCAGGGCATCGCGCGCGACGAGGCCGAGCGCCAGGCCGCCGCACTCTCCGGGTTGCAGTCGATCAGCCGCTCCACCTCCGAGTTCTGTGATCCGCACGAGACGCCCTGGCAGCAGACGCTCGTCGAGTTCGTCGGCGGGTACGTCTTCCTGATCGCCGCCGGGCCCGGTGCGTATCTGGCGGTCTCGGCCACCGAGTCCGTGGACATGGAGGCGGTCAGCTACCGGATGCAGAAGCTCGTCGACCGGCTCGGCAAGGAGCTCACCAGCCCGCCGAGGCAGGGCCTCCCGCGGCAGGGGATCGGCAGCCACACATGA
- a CDS encoding ATP-binding protein, whose product MTDHISEAVSWCLAAALLVVLVLLIRQRQITAGVRRRNATLEDSLRTRDEEVRHLVDVRLPSIADALSQPGPLPGLRDEKLAGTAFAQSLHSVMEQFTRAVDKAQSRADASAKAALKASMRAVQGLANEQQVSISEMQERHDNPDVLRDLLEIDHANAQFGRRAQAIAVLCGSWPGRQRLASSLTDVVRGAKSRIRDYQRVQVHALIDVAVVSRAVEPAVLAVAELLDNAARHSQPNTSVEVSLQPVHNGACIVIDDAGVGMDGLEVQRAANLLSGQRAVDVSRLGDPPQFGFAVVGLLAARYGFSVSVDTRSPYGGVRAVLFLPTELLTHIDPDGRPGTAGQDPEGAEPLHTLPSRRTRPPRRAPQAPTVPAQAQEPSPIPHQAPAPIPHQAQPPAPAPAPAASAPEPAPAPAPQPSPDSEGTRVYGTTAGGLPKRRRREAAATPPPGDWTTGAGQTGAADPDTGAFRVRSAKETASRMGAFARGTRSGRSATQDSAPHHDEGNRQA is encoded by the coding sequence ATGACTGATCACATATCGGAGGCGGTGAGCTGGTGTCTGGCCGCCGCGCTGCTCGTCGTCCTGGTGCTTCTGATCCGCCAGCGGCAGATCACCGCCGGAGTCCGCAGGCGCAACGCCACGCTCGAGGACAGCCTGCGCACCCGTGACGAGGAGGTGCGCCACCTCGTCGACGTACGCCTCCCCTCGATCGCCGACGCGCTGAGCCAGCCCGGCCCGCTGCCGGGCCTGCGCGACGAGAAGCTGGCCGGTACGGCCTTCGCACAGAGCCTGCACTCCGTCATGGAGCAGTTCACCCGGGCGGTGGACAAGGCGCAGTCGCGCGCCGACGCCTCCGCCAAGGCGGCGCTCAAGGCGTCCATGCGCGCCGTCCAGGGACTCGCCAACGAACAGCAGGTCTCCATCTCCGAGATGCAGGAGCGGCACGACAACCCCGATGTGCTGCGGGACCTGCTGGAGATCGACCACGCCAACGCCCAGTTCGGCCGGCGCGCCCAGGCCATCGCGGTGCTCTGCGGCTCCTGGCCCGGCCGCCAGCGGCTGGCCTCCTCGCTGACCGATGTGGTCCGCGGCGCCAAGTCGCGCATCCGCGACTACCAGCGGGTTCAGGTGCACGCCCTGATCGACGTCGCCGTGGTGAGCCGGGCCGTGGAGCCCGCCGTGCTCGCGGTCGCCGAACTGCTCGACAACGCCGCCCGCCACTCGCAGCCCAACACCTCGGTGGAGGTCAGCCTCCAGCCGGTGCACAACGGGGCCTGCATCGTGATCGACGACGCCGGTGTGGGCATGGACGGCCTGGAGGTCCAGCGGGCCGCCAACCTGCTCTCCGGCCAGCGTGCCGTGGACGTCTCCCGGCTGGGCGACCCGCCGCAGTTCGGCTTCGCCGTGGTGGGCCTGCTGGCCGCGCGGTACGGCTTCAGCGTCTCGGTGGACACCCGGTCCCCGTACGGCGGTGTGCGCGCCGTGCTGTTCCTGCCGACCGAGCTGCTCACCCATATCGACCCCGACGGGCGGCCGGGCACCGCCGGGCAGGACCCCGAGGGCGCCGAGCCGCTGCACACCCTGCCCTCCCGCCGGACCCGTCCCCCCAGGAGAGCGCCGCAGGCACCGACCGTCCCGGCCCAGGCGCAGGAGCCGTCCCCGATCCCGCACCAGGCCCCGGCACCGATACCGCACCAGGCCCAGCCTCCGGCCCCGGCCCCGGCCCCGGCGGCATCCGCCCCGGAACCGGCCCCCGCCCCGGCGCCCCAGCCGTCCCCCGACAGCGAGGGCACCCGCGTGTACGGCACCACGGCGGGCGGTCTGCCCAAGCGCCGCCGCCGGGAGGCCGCCGCCACCCCGCCGCCCGGCGACTGGACCACGGGCGCCGGGCAGACCGGCGCCGCCGACCCCGACACGGGCGCGTTCCGTGTGCGGTCGGCGAAGGAAACCGCTTCGCGGATGGGCGCGTTCGCCCGCGGCACCCGCTCCGGCCGTTCCGCCACCCAGGACTCCGCCCCTCACCATGACGAAGGGAATCGCCAGGCATGA
- a CDS encoding potassium channel family protein, whose product MHIVIMGCGRVGAALAQTLEQQGHTVAVVDQDPTAFRRLGAGFGGRRVTGVGFDQDTLREAGIEEAGAFAAVSSGDNSNIIAARVAREMFGVENVAARIYDPRRAEVYQRLGIPTVATVRWTADQMLRRLLPSGAEPLWRDPSGGVQLAEVHISPSWVGHKVSTLQEETGVRVAFLTRLGEAMLPTSGTVLQEGDLVHVMMRTDEVEKVEAAFEKGPEEAGR is encoded by the coding sequence ATGCATATCGTGATCATGGGCTGTGGCCGGGTGGGCGCGGCCCTCGCCCAGACCCTGGAGCAACAGGGGCACACGGTCGCGGTCGTCGACCAGGACCCCACCGCCTTCCGCCGCCTCGGCGCGGGCTTCGGCGGGCGCCGGGTGACCGGCGTCGGCTTCGACCAGGACACCCTGCGCGAGGCGGGCATCGAGGAGGCCGGGGCCTTCGCCGCGGTCAGCAGCGGTGACAACTCCAACATCATCGCGGCCCGGGTGGCCCGCGAGATGTTCGGCGTGGAGAACGTGGCGGCCCGGATCTACGACCCCCGCCGCGCCGAGGTCTACCAGCGCCTCGGCATCCCGACCGTGGCCACGGTGCGCTGGACCGCCGACCAGATGCTGCGGCGGCTGCTGCCGTCCGGCGCCGAGCCGCTGTGGCGGGACCCCAGTGGCGGGGTCCAGCTGGCCGAGGTGCACATCTCCCCCTCCTGGGTGGGCCACAAGGTCAGCACCCTCCAGGAGGAGACCGGTGTGCGGGTCGCGTTCCTCACCAGGCTCGGCGAGGCGATGCTGCCGACCTCCGGGACGGTGCTCCAGGAGGGCGACCTGGTGCATGTGATGATGCGCACCGACGAGGTCGAGAAGGTCGAGGCGGCCTTCGAAAAGGGTCCCGAGGAGGCAGGCCGATGA
- a CDS encoding potassium channel family protein codes for MRVAIAGAGAVGRSIASELLENGHEVLLIDKAPTAISVERVPQAEWLLADACEITSLDEAALQRCNVVIAATGDDKVNLVVSLLAKTEYGVPRVVARVNNPKNEWLFNEAWGVDVAVSTPRLMSALVEEAVSVGDLVRLLRFSHGDANLVELTLPPEAALVGTRVGDVEWPEDTTLVTIIRGTRVLTPNKDDVLEAGDELLFVAAQAREEQLEQLLSVQRQDAAG; via the coding sequence ATGAGGGTTGCCATTGCCGGTGCGGGCGCCGTGGGGCGTTCCATCGCGAGTGAGCTGCTGGAGAACGGGCACGAGGTGCTCCTCATCGACAAGGCGCCGACCGCCATCTCGGTGGAGCGGGTGCCGCAGGCCGAGTGGCTGCTGGCCGACGCGTGCGAGATCACCTCGCTGGACGAGGCCGCGCTGCAGCGCTGCAACGTGGTCATCGCGGCCACCGGTGACGACAAGGTCAACCTCGTCGTCTCGCTGCTCGCCAAGACCGAGTACGGGGTGCCCCGGGTGGTCGCCCGGGTCAACAACCCCAAGAACGAGTGGCTGTTCAACGAGGCGTGGGGCGTCGATGTGGCCGTCTCCACCCCGCGTCTGATGTCGGCGCTGGTCGAGGAGGCGGTGAGCGTCGGCGATCTGGTGCGGCTGCTCCGCTTCAGCCACGGCGACGCCAACCTGGTGGAGCTGACGCTGCCGCCGGAGGCGGCGCTGGTGGGCACCCGGGTCGGCGATGTGGAGTGGCCCGAGGACACCACGCTGGTCACCATCATCCGCGGCACCCGCGTGCTGACCCCGAACAAGGACGATGTGCTGGAGGCCGGGGACGAGCTGCTGTTCGTCGCGGCGCAGGCGCGCGAGGAGCAGCTGGAGCAGCTGCTGTCCGTCCAGCGCCAGGACGCCGCGGGCTGA
- a CDS encoding DUF3159 domain-containing protein, which produces MTPDDKTPPTGHRRTAADSRAAADTALLEAFGGVRGMVDTTVPGLVFVLMYTIKRDIHLAAIAALGLSVLLGLARLVRKETLKHAFSGVFGVAFGAIFAMMSGDAKNFYLPGMLYTLGLAIAYILSAIFRFPLIGVLLGPMLKENLSWRTRNPGRFRAYTRSTWAWGLILLAKSAVLFPLYWWGDATQLGWVKVALGIPPFLLCVYLTWIFLAKAPPPIDVIAEMEAEEKAERDRERAKAEADKIADPLLSEWTGQIVSEARTESADRQPPRH; this is translated from the coding sequence GTGACGCCAGACGACAAGACGCCCCCGACCGGGCACCGACGCACCGCCGCCGACAGCAGGGCGGCGGCGGACACCGCGCTCCTGGAGGCGTTCGGCGGGGTGCGGGGCATGGTGGACACCACCGTCCCCGGTCTGGTCTTCGTCCTGATGTACACGATCAAGCGGGACATCCACCTCGCCGCGATCGCCGCGCTCGGCCTCAGCGTGCTGCTCGGGCTCGCCCGGCTGGTGCGCAAGGAGACGCTGAAGCACGCCTTCAGCGGGGTCTTCGGGGTCGCGTTCGGCGCGATCTTCGCGATGATGTCCGGCGACGCGAAGAACTTCTACCTGCCGGGCATGCTCTACACCCTGGGCCTGGCGATCGCCTACATCCTCTCGGCGATCTTCCGCTTCCCGCTGATCGGGGTGCTGCTCGGGCCGATGCTGAAGGAGAACCTCTCCTGGCGCACGCGCAACCCGGGCCGGTTCCGCGCCTACACCCGCTCCACCTGGGCGTGGGGGCTGATCCTGCTGGCCAAGTCGGCCGTGCTGTTCCCGCTCTACTGGTGGGGGGACGCCACCCAGCTCGGCTGGGTCAAGGTCGCGCTCGGCATTCCGCCGTTCCTGCTCTGCGTCTATCTGACCTGGATCTTCCTGGCCAAGGCTCCGCCGCCGATCGACGTCATCGCGGAGATGGAGGCGGAGGAGAAGGCCGAGCGGGACCGGGAGCGGGCGAAGGCCGAGGCCGACAAGATCGCCGATCCGCTGCTCTCGGAGTGGACCGGCCAGATCGTGTCCGAGGCCCGTACCGAATCCGCCGACCGGCAGCCGCCCCGGCACTGA
- a CDS encoding OB-fold nucleic acid binding domain-containing protein, whose product MLDRLSSSQEELHSAELQQDAEAAGCTKIGDCGDRQIVKVTGTLRTVTLRPRAGVPALEAELFDGTAALDVVWLGRRSIIGIEPGRKLIASGRISMSHGRRVLFNPKYELRPLGQE is encoded by the coding sequence ATGCTGGACCGGCTGTCGAGCTCCCAGGAGGAACTGCACTCCGCCGAGTTGCAGCAGGACGCGGAGGCCGCGGGCTGCACCAAGATCGGCGACTGCGGTGACCGTCAGATCGTCAAGGTGACGGGCACGCTGCGCACGGTGACCCTCAGACCGCGGGCCGGAGTTCCCGCGCTGGAGGCGGAGCTCTTCGACGGCACCGCCGCGCTGGACGTGGTGTGGCTGGGCCGTCGCTCCATCATCGGGATAGAACCGGGGCGCAAGCTGATCGCCTCCGGCCGGATCTCCATGAGCCATGGGCGCCGGGTGCTGTTCAATCCGAAGTACGAACTCCGACCGCTCGGACAGGAGTAG
- a CDS encoding response regulator: protein MNRVLVVDDEPQIVRALVINLKARKYEVDAASDGATALRLAAARHPDVIVLDLGLPDMDGVEVIRGLRGWTRVPILVLSARQTSDEKVEALDAGADDYVTKPFGMDELLARLRAAVRRAEPVGRPEDSVVVETDVFTVDLAAKKAHRDGRDVRLTPTEWHLLEVLVRNAGRLVSQKQLLQEVWGPSYGTESNYLRVYMAQLRRKLEADPSHPRHFVTEPGMGYRFER from the coding sequence ATGAACCGGGTGCTCGTGGTGGACGACGAGCCGCAGATCGTGCGCGCCCTCGTGATCAACCTGAAGGCCCGCAAGTACGAGGTGGACGCGGCCTCGGACGGCGCCACCGCACTCCGGCTCGCCGCCGCCCGCCATCCCGATGTGATCGTGCTCGACCTCGGCCTGCCCGATATGGACGGGGTGGAGGTGATCAGGGGGCTCCGGGGCTGGACCCGGGTGCCGATCCTGGTGCTCTCCGCCCGTCAGACCTCGGACGAGAAGGTCGAGGCGCTCGACGCCGGGGCGGACGACTACGTCACCAAGCCGTTCGGCATGGACGAGCTGCTCGCCCGGCTGCGCGCGGCCGTCCGCCGCGCCGAGCCGGTCGGGCGGCCGGAGGACTCGGTGGTGGTGGAGACCGACGTGTTCACCGTCGACCTGGCCGCCAAGAAGGCCCATCGCGACGGCCGCGATGTGCGGCTGACCCCCACCGAATGGCATCTGCTGGAGGTCCTGGTGCGCAACGCCGGCCGCCTGGTCAGCCAGAAGCAGCTGCTCCAGGAGGTCTGGGGCCCCTCGTACGGCACCGAGAGCAACTACCTGCGGGTGTACATGGCGCAGCTGCGCCGCAAGCTGGAGGCCGACCCCTCCCATCCGCGCCACTTCGTCACCGAGCCGGGCATGGGCTACCGGTTCGAGCGATGA